Proteins encoded in a region of the Vicia villosa cultivar HV-30 ecotype Madison, WI linkage group LG5, Vvil1.0, whole genome shotgun sequence genome:
- the LOC131602979 gene encoding uncharacterized protein LOC131602979 → MSELLNQKSAVHGKIPSAYFNALFDLSGDWFRDASDIKSLAFDFDGYFISLYCFHLIASPLVLQEEVRSLFQLSGIPLHCLAHVQYIQLFLGGSFLEPLMKKTQPNKIIIIYQQGEAFFMTAAIVLYFGDVRLLTIKKARNWTKDEQTLKQTGFKQQVRNPVPFWLALFVEGTQFTQTKLLEAQEFARSRGIPIPKNVLVPRTKDCVSLKVTSHESNMKNCCEVSMPEQVSRNVDDFGLLSMDDFPLTMFNVSLLNAFVE, encoded by the exons ATGTCTGAGCTGCTAAATCAAAAATCAGCAGTACATGGAAAAATACCTTCTGCCTATTTTAATGCTCTTTTTGATTTGAGTGGTGATTGGTTTCGAGATGCTTCTGACATCAAATCTCTTGCTTTTGATTTTGATGGGTATTTCATTTCTCTCTACTGTTTTCACTTGATAGCTTCTCCACTTGTACTGCAAGAGGAAGTAAGAAGTCTGTTCCAGCTCAGTGGGATCCCGCTGCATTGTCTAG CCCATGTGCAATATATTCAACTCTTCCTTGGAGGGAGCTTTCTAGAACCACTCATGAAGAAGACCCAACCCAACAAAATCATTATTATATATCAACAAG GGGAAGCGTTTTTTATGACAGCTGCTATCGTTCTCTATTTTGGTGATGTGCGGTTGCTTACTATAAAAAAG GCAAGAAATTGGACTAAAGATGAACAAACACTGAAG CAAACAGGTTTTAAGCAGCAAGTGCGCAATCCGGTGCCTTTTTGGTTGGCTCTTTTTGTGGAAGGAACTCAATTTACCCAGACAAAACTTTTAGAAGCTCAGGAATTCGCTAGGTCTAGAGGAATTCCTATACCGAAAAATGTTTTGGTTCCTCGTACTAAG GACTGTGTCTCGCTGAAGGTGACATCCCACGAGTCAAATATGAAGAATTGCTGTGAGGTTTCGATGCCTGAGCAGGTCAGTCGAAATGTTGATGATTTCGGTCTCCTATCAATGGACGACTTCCCACTAACCATGTTTAATGTATCACTCTTAAATGCCTTTGTTGAGTGA